From a region of the Neobacillus niacini genome:
- a CDS encoding MFS transporter, protein MQRFIKVKINMPLLILMINTFIALVGVGLAIPVLPKFISEIGASGKDMGYLVAATGLTQFLFSPLGGKLSDQYGRKIITIIGLSIIAISQFMFSVGTDLWILYLSRFIGGIGVGLLIPATMAYVADVTTLENRGKGMGLLGASISLGFVIGPGIGGFLAEFGIRVPFYASALAAVIAMIVSLIFLPESLSKAQQHEFRNSTLEQNGMVHDIKRSFKVSYFVLLLLVFTMTFGLANFETIFGLYVSEKYEYTPKDISIIMTIAALIGVIIQALLVDKLLQRFDEIRVINVCFFLSALTMVVMLLSGNFLFMLMMNILFILFTSILRPAINTLLSKMAGSEQGFAAGMNNAYSSLGNIIGPSLAGILFDVSFNVPFIFGAVILLGSIVMCVAWNQKARQNSDFV, encoded by the coding sequence ATGCAAAGGTTTATAAAAGTAAAGATCAATATGCCGTTACTAATTCTCATGATCAACACATTTATTGCATTAGTAGGGGTTGGGCTAGCGATTCCGGTTCTTCCCAAATTTATTTCAGAAATAGGTGCCAGCGGTAAAGATATGGGATATCTCGTAGCCGCAACAGGCTTAACTCAGTTTCTTTTTTCACCACTAGGCGGGAAGCTTTCAGATCAATATGGTCGGAAAATCATCACAATTATTGGGCTTTCGATCATTGCGATATCCCAATTTATGTTTAGTGTCGGTACCGATCTTTGGATCCTCTATCTATCACGCTTTATTGGGGGTATTGGTGTTGGCTTGCTTATACCCGCTACGATGGCATATGTGGCGGATGTTACCACATTAGAAAATCGCGGGAAAGGGATGGGGTTACTGGGTGCTTCCATTTCGCTAGGTTTTGTTATTGGACCAGGAATTGGTGGATTTCTTGCAGAGTTCGGCATACGTGTACCGTTCTATGCTTCAGCACTTGCCGCAGTTATCGCGATGATTGTCTCTCTAATATTTTTACCTGAGTCATTGTCAAAGGCACAACAACATGAGTTTAGAAATTCAACGTTGGAACAAAATGGAATGGTTCATGACATCAAAAGGTCTTTTAAGGTGTCTTATTTCGTACTATTACTGCTTGTCTTCACCATGACATTTGGTCTCGCAAACTTTGAAACAATCTTTGGATTATATGTTAGTGAAAAGTATGAGTATACTCCTAAAGATATTTCCATCATCATGACCATTGCAGCCTTGATTGGGGTTATCATTCAGGCGCTTTTAGTAGACAAACTTCTTCAACGATTTGATGAGATTAGAGTTATTAATGTTTGTTTCTTCTTATCTGCTCTAACGATGGTTGTTATGTTACTATCTGGGAATTTTTTATTTATGTTGATGATGAATATCTTGTTTATCTTATTTACATCGATTCTCCGCCCGGCGATTAATACGTTGCTATCAAAAATGGCTGGAAGTGAACAAGGCTTCGCAGCAGGCATGAACAATGCGTATAGCAGTTTAGGTAATATTATCGGACCTTCATTAGCGGGAATTTTATTTGATGTATCCTTTAATGTTCCATTTATATTTGGTGCTGTTATTTTGTTAGGCAGTATTGTTATGTGTGTGGCATGGAATCAAAAAGCTAGACAAAATTCTGATTTTGTCTAG
- a CDS encoding RNA polymerase sigma factor, producing the protein MNSNIISEWFYLYNKDIYHYLVYYIGSSDVEDLVQEVFIRAIKGFDTFQQKASPKTWLFSIARHVGIDEMRKRNRLRMKQRNSFRDEQSDMETPENLLQLNENNKLLYQAIQSLKANYRDVVILRGIKELSVSETASILNWNENKVRTTYHRALKSLQKSIGGFSHEKE; encoded by the coding sequence ATGAATAGTAACATAATTTCGGAATGGTTTTACTTGTACAATAAAGATATATACCATTATTTAGTTTATTACATCGGGTCGAGTGATGTAGAAGATTTGGTGCAGGAAGTTTTTATTCGAGCGATTAAAGGTTTTGATACTTTTCAGCAAAAAGCAAGTCCTAAAACCTGGCTTTTTTCAATTGCGCGCCATGTTGGGATTGATGAAATGAGGAAAAGGAATCGGTTGAGAATGAAGCAAAGGAATTCGTTCCGGGATGAGCAATCGGATATGGAAACACCGGAGAATCTACTCCAACTCAATGAAAATAACAAATTGCTTTATCAAGCGATCCAATCACTAAAAGCAAATTATCGAGATGTAGTCATCCTTAGAGGGATTAAAGAACTCTCTGTATCTGAAACAGCCTCCATATTAAATTGGAATGAAAATAAAGTTCGAACTACCTATCATCGTGCGTTAAAGTCACTACAAAAAAGCATTGGAGGATTTTCTCATGAAAAAGAATGA
- a CDS encoding YhcN/YlaJ family sporulation lipoprotein has translation MKKGLITFVLTSTLIGLTGCGGDNQNAGSDNNGANLGVNNVRNNMRNNDNNGVTGRNVSNQNLRVSTRAANNVARLQEVDQAHVIIRNNDAYVAVRLNNQQGGTTGDRAGTGTGTTNNIGRNGNNAGNTQNTGTGNAGITGTNTNTGNNGTTGHNTNVGNGFTGNYTNSGNTGTTGPNMNTGTGAITGNNTGAGTDRITGTNTNTGNNGTNMNGNNGTGGTNYKEVSTRLEQRIADQVRAADKKIHNVYVSYDNDFYSQMNNYTNDIQNGRNRNGIWDDFTDTVGRFFR, from the coding sequence TTGAAAAAAGGCTTAATTACTTTCGTTTTAACCTCTACTCTCATCGGCTTAACTGGTTGTGGTGGAGATAATCAAAATGCTGGCAGTGATAACAACGGTGCAAATTTAGGGGTAAATAACGTTAGAAACAACATGAGAAACAATGATAACAATGGTGTTACCGGAAGAAATGTTTCGAACCAAAACTTAAGAGTTTCAACTCGTGCCGCAAACAATGTAGCACGTTTACAAGAAGTGGATCAAGCCCATGTAATCATCCGTAATAACGACGCATATGTGGCTGTGCGATTAAACAATCAGCAAGGCGGGACTACTGGGGATCGCGCCGGCACTGGCACAGGTACAACGAATAACATTGGTAGAAACGGTAATAATGCTGGGAATACCCAAAATACCGGGACTGGTAATGCAGGGATTACTGGAACCAACACAAATACTGGAAATAACGGGACTACAGGACACAACACGAACGTAGGAAACGGGTTTACAGGAAACTATACGAACTCTGGGAATACAGGCACTACAGGTCCCAACATGAATACTGGGACTGGTGCGATAACCGGAAACAATACAGGTGCTGGGACAGATCGTATAACTGGAACAAACACAAACACCGGTAATAATGGTACGAATATGAATGGTAACAATGGAACAGGTGGTACCAACTATAAAGAAGTATCAACTCGTCTTGAGCAAAGGATTGCTGACCAAGTAAGGGCAGCTGATAAAAAAATTCACAATGTTTATGTTTCTTACGATAACGATTTTTACAGCCAAATGAACAACTATACAAACGATATTCAAAATGGACGAAACAGAAATGGTATCTGGGATGATTTTACCGATACTGTCGGAAGGTTCTTTCGTTAA
- a CDS encoding ABC transporter substrate-binding protein has protein sequence MRKLISIILVVFLLLISACSPKQESSTNESSESGDDVPEVNMVLFSGSVPKDLKIVEDEINKLTKEKINVKIKLTPINIGNYVQQTNLMLSSNEKVDLMLVASFFGYTSQAAKGQLLPLDDLVDKYGPDIKKVMDKDYLNASKVAGKLYAVPTQRDMASASGIMMRKDLVEKYNIDVNKVKTLDDVESVLKTIKDNEKDITPLVPSNPGQQPTMIYNWFDRLGDGLGVLPKYDNKLKVVNLYETNEYAELVEKMRKWQNEGLLMKNPGTNTETGANLVKSNVGFSYLSPLKPGVDSQESKNTQMPMVSASLGEPVSTTFGVTTMMWGIPQSSKIPEAAMKFLNLMYQDKELVNLLSWGIEGKHYEKVSETLVKYPEGVDATNNGYNLNMNFAMGNSFLSYIFEGDDPTLWNQTDEFNKSAIKSKALGFNFDSSPVKTEVTAVTNVVNKYTIGLENGVLDPETELPKFIKELKAAGMDKIIAEKQKQLDEWAKTQK, from the coding sequence ATGAGAAAATTGATTAGTATTATTTTAGTAGTTTTTTTACTGTTGATTTCTGCGTGTAGTCCGAAACAGGAAAGCTCAACAAATGAGAGCTCTGAATCAGGAGACGACGTACCAGAGGTTAATATGGTATTGTTTTCAGGTTCCGTTCCTAAAGATTTAAAAATAGTTGAGGATGAAATTAACAAGCTTACCAAGGAAAAGATTAATGTAAAAATAAAATTAACACCCATTAACATTGGAAACTATGTTCAACAAACTAATTTGATGCTATCAAGCAATGAAAAAGTAGATTTAATGCTTGTTGCGTCCTTTTTTGGCTACACTTCCCAAGCTGCAAAAGGACAATTACTCCCACTGGATGATTTGGTAGACAAATATGGCCCAGATATCAAAAAGGTAATGGATAAAGATTATTTGAATGCATCAAAGGTTGCTGGAAAATTGTATGCGGTCCCAACACAACGAGATATGGCTTCAGCCAGTGGGATTATGATGCGTAAAGATTTGGTAGAGAAATATAACATTGATGTTAATAAGGTAAAAACTTTAGATGATGTAGAGTCAGTCCTGAAAACGATAAAGGATAACGAGAAAGATATAACTCCACTTGTCCCTTCTAATCCTGGACAGCAGCCAACGATGATCTATAACTGGTTCGATCGTTTAGGTGATGGTTTAGGTGTATTACCTAAATATGATAATAAATTGAAAGTAGTAAACCTGTATGAAACGAATGAATATGCAGAGCTTGTAGAGAAAATGCGGAAATGGCAAAATGAAGGACTTCTCATGAAAAATCCAGGTACCAATACTGAAACGGGCGCAAATTTAGTAAAGTCAAATGTAGGTTTTAGTTATTTAAGTCCGTTAAAACCAGGGGTAGATTCACAGGAATCTAAAAATACTCAAATGCCTATGGTTTCAGCATCACTTGGAGAACCTGTGTCGACAACATTTGGTGTAACAACGATGATGTGGGGCATTCCTCAAAGTTCCAAGATTCCAGAAGCTGCGATGAAATTTCTTAACTTAATGTATCAAGACAAAGAGTTAGTCAATTTATTAAGTTGGGGTATTGAAGGAAAGCATTATGAAAAAGTATCAGAAACCTTGGTTAAGTATCCGGAAGGCGTGGATGCAACAAACAATGGATACAATTTAAATATGAATTTCGCTATGGGTAATTCCTTCCTCTCCTATATATTTGAAGGGGATGACCCAACCCTTTGGAATCAAACGGATGAATTTAATAAAAGTGCGATTAAATCTAAGGCACTAGGTTTTAATTTTGATAGTTCACCGGTTAAAACAGAAGTTACCGCGGTTACGAATGTCGTAAATAAATATACAATCGGCTTGGAGAACGGTGTGTTAGATCCAGAAACGGAATTGCCTAAATTTATTAAAGAATTGAAGGCTGCAGGTATGGATAAGATTATTGCCGAAAAACAAAAACAATTGGATGAATGGGCTAAAACGCAAAAATGA
- the ligD gene encoding non-homologous end-joining DNA ligase — MEVIEVDGHVIQITHPDKIIWENQGITKMDYIQYLLDVSSYLIQHAKERLLMIWVYPQGISGKKIEKRSVPQTAPKWVSQTFYKEKERILLNDRATLVWAANYGAIEFHVPFDTHKKPDYPMEMVFDLDPPDDNSFDLVLEVALKLKQLLESLGLISVPRTSGSSGMQVFVPILPQYTFEQTRKINTFVAQYFGEKLPQHVTLERVVSKRGKKLYFDYLQLWRGRTMPVVYSARAKSEPTVATPLTWGEVEAGIKPTDFTIFNLKKRILEKGDLFNLITSGKRNQSLDDILKFIEKNKV, encoded by the coding sequence GTGGAAGTAATAGAGGTTGATGGTCATGTCATTCAAATTACACACCCAGACAAAATTATTTGGGAAAATCAAGGCATTACAAAGATGGACTATATTCAGTATTTGCTTGATGTTTCATCTTATCTTATACAGCATGCCAAAGAACGATTATTAATGATATGGGTTTATCCTCAGGGTATATCTGGTAAGAAGATTGAAAAAAGATCAGTTCCTCAAACTGCGCCAAAATGGGTCAGCCAAACTTTCTATAAGGAGAAGGAGAGAATATTATTAAATGACCGGGCTACACTAGTTTGGGCTGCGAACTATGGTGCAATTGAATTCCACGTTCCATTTGATACCCATAAAAAACCCGATTATCCGATGGAAATGGTATTCGATTTAGATCCTCCTGATGATAATAGCTTTGATCTTGTGTTAGAGGTTGCACTAAAGTTGAAGCAACTTCTAGAATCGCTTGGTTTGATTTCCGTCCCTCGCACATCAGGTTCTTCTGGCATGCAAGTTTTTGTACCGATTTTGCCCCAATATACATTTGAACAAACCAGAAAGATTAATACCTTTGTTGCTCAGTATTTTGGTGAGAAATTGCCGCAGCACGTAACTCTTGAACGAGTGGTTTCCAAGAGAGGAAAAAAACTTTATTTCGATTACTTGCAGCTATGGCGAGGAAGGACAATGCCAGTGGTTTACTCGGCGAGAGCAAAATCAGAACCAACGGTAGCTACTCCTCTAACTTGGGGAGAAGTTGAAGCGGGCATAAAGCCGACAGACTTCACAATTTTCAACCTGAAGAAAAGGATACTAGAGAAGGGAGATTTGTTTAATCTAATTACTTCGGGAAAACGTAATCAGTCATTGGATGATATTCTTAAATTTATTGAAAAAAATAAGGTTTAG
- a CDS encoding replicative helicase loader/inhibitor, protein MTKEEVVRLLVLIESVYPNCILKNETVQQWFEFCSEMDYKKVLSKLKNHIRKCPFPPAIGEIAVFHFEENQFPATLKEWITNGQEIMVCDRISNKRRPLHAWLAEYSPRKSVELAFEEEL, encoded by the coding sequence ATGACCAAGGAAGAGGTAGTCAGACTTTTAGTACTGATTGAATCCGTTTATCCCAATTGTATATTAAAAAATGAAACGGTTCAGCAATGGTTCGAATTTTGTTCTGAGATGGATTATAAGAAGGTATTATCGAAACTGAAAAACCATATACGCAAATGTCCTTTTCCCCCTGCGATTGGTGAGATTGCTGTATTCCATTTCGAAGAAAATCAATTTCCTGCCACATTAAAGGAATGGATAACGAATGGACAGGAGATAATGGTATGCGACCGAATATCAAACAAACGAAGGCCACTACATGCCTGGCTAGCCGAATATTCACCAAGAAAGTCTGTTGAACTGGCTTTTGAAGAAGAACTATAG
- a CDS encoding sugar phosphate isomerase/epimerase family protein: MAMEIGLNLFSVFKELNEDYFGTLEQVAEMGYKNLELLTVNFSTGERYTDAFSLPVIKQKLKDLGLNAFSAHEGVAPGSSIMDADWDRIVEENAALGCQSIVFPMAFISGREDTLQTAEHLNQIGKKCKEAGLSFYYHNHAHEFRRVGETSLFELLAENTDPALVKFELDLVWVMRGGFDPLALLEKLGSRCDMIHQKDLGQHVNPVTIFPSSPQESDLDTMKIYTEIVKPNDFVNLGTGIVNFQETYQKLHQLGFVRYAIVENEGQLGNKFTSIANDLKVMEKYVQVL, from the coding sequence ATGGCAATGGAAATTGGATTAAATTTATTCTCAGTATTTAAGGAACTAAACGAAGATTACTTTGGTACCTTGGAGCAGGTTGCAGAAATGGGATATAAGAATCTTGAATTGCTAACGGTGAATTTTTCTACGGGAGAGCGATATACAGATGCTTTTTCCCTTCCAGTTATCAAACAGAAATTGAAGGACTTAGGGTTGAATGCATTTTCTGCGCATGAAGGTGTTGCTCCAGGGAGCTCAATAATGGATGCTGATTGGGATCGGATTGTTGAAGAAAATGCAGCACTTGGATGTCAGTCGATTGTTTTCCCGATGGCGTTTATTTCAGGCCGTGAAGACACATTGCAAACAGCAGAACATCTTAATCAAATAGGGAAGAAATGCAAAGAAGCGGGTTTAAGCTTTTATTATCATAACCATGCTCATGAATTTAGGAGAGTAGGAGAAACATCATTATTTGAACTACTTGCAGAAAATACTGATCCGGCACTCGTAAAATTTGAGTTGGACCTAGTATGGGTTATGAGGGGTGGATTTGATCCTTTGGCATTACTCGAAAAACTGGGCAGTCGCTGTGATATGATCCACCAAAAGGATTTAGGACAGCATGTAAATCCGGTTACTATATTCCCATCTTCACCTCAAGAATCAGACCTAGATACGATGAAAATTTACACAGAGATTGTAAAACCAAATGATTTTGTTAATTTAGGGACCGGTATCGTCAATTTCCAAGAGACTTACCAAAAGCTCCATCAATTAGGATTCGTTCGTTATGCCATCGTAGAAAACGAAGGACAGCTGGGGAATAAATTCACAAGTATTGCAAATGATTTAAAAGTTATGGAGAAATATGTTCAGGTACTTTAA
- a CDS encoding ABC transporter permease, which produces MKLKRALPLFIMMLPGLLYLLINNYLPMFGLIIAFKDINFAKGILASDWIGFKNFEYLFSTRDAFVITRNTILYNGGFIILNTVLAIAVAIMLNEIKNKLAKGFYQSVILMPFLISMVIVSYLGYAFLSEDTGYLNHTILPLLGLDEVSWYSEAKYWPYIITFINIWKGIGFLCVIYLAAIIGIDQEFYEAATLDGANKWKQIIHITIPSIMPVIIMMTLLAIGRIFYSDFGLFYQVPMNSGAIYDTTNVIDTYVYRGLMQLGDIGMSAAAGLYQSVVGFILVLVSNYLVRKKSKDNALF; this is translated from the coding sequence ATGAAATTGAAAAGGGCTCTGCCGCTATTTATCATGATGCTGCCTGGATTACTTTACTTACTGATCAATAATTATTTACCGATGTTTGGTCTTATCATTGCATTTAAGGATATTAATTTTGCAAAAGGGATTCTGGCAAGTGATTGGATTGGGTTTAAAAACTTCGAATACTTGTTTAGCACAAGAGATGCTTTTGTAATTACGCGTAATACCATTCTATATAATGGTGGTTTTATTATTTTAAATACTGTTTTGGCTATCGCTGTAGCGATTATGTTGAATGAAATCAAAAATAAGCTGGCGAAAGGTTTTTATCAAAGTGTCATCCTTATGCCATTTTTGATTTCAATGGTCATTGTTAGTTATTTGGGATATGCCTTCCTTAGCGAGGATACCGGTTATCTGAACCATACTATTCTACCGTTGCTTGGGCTCGATGAAGTTTCCTGGTATTCAGAAGCCAAATATTGGCCCTATATTATAACCTTTATCAATATATGGAAAGGTATTGGTTTCTTGTGTGTCATTTACCTGGCAGCAATTATTGGAATCGACCAAGAATTCTATGAAGCTGCCACATTGGATGGTGCGAATAAATGGAAGCAAATTATTCATATAACTATACCATCCATTATGCCAGTTATTATCATGATGACATTACTGGCGATTGGAAGGATTTTTTATTCAGATTTCGGTTTGTTCTATCAAGTACCAATGAATTCGGGTGCGATCTATGACACGACAAATGTTATTGATACCTATGTTTACCGTGGGTTAATGCAGCTTGGGGATATCGGGATGTCAGCAGCTGCCGGTTTATATCAATCCGTTGTGGGTTTTATCCTTGTGTTAGTGTCAAATTATCTCGTACGTAAAAAAAGTAAAGACAATGCATTATTTTAA
- a CDS encoding fumarylacetoacetate hydrolase family protein, translated as MNKINNIYCVGRNYAAHAKELQNEVPTSPMLFSKPTHALIEAAGQEISLPSNRGSIHFETEVVIRIAKPYETGIKVEDIVDSIAIGIDFTLRDVQSELKKKGHPWLLAKGFPNSAIVSKFIPFPGIEEMKQNDFSLIKNEEKVQQGNITNMIFDLQTIIDFTALNFGLGEGDLIFTGTPEGVGPVNDNDHLTLLWGNSILGECLIKFD; from the coding sequence TTGAATAAAATAAATAACATTTATTGCGTTGGTCGAAACTATGCTGCACATGCCAAAGAATTACAAAATGAAGTGCCGACTTCTCCCATGCTATTTTCCAAACCTACTCATGCTCTTATAGAAGCTGCTGGTCAGGAAATTTCACTCCCTAGTAACCGAGGATCTATTCATTTTGAAACCGAAGTTGTCATTCGAATAGCCAAACCATATGAAACGGGGATAAAAGTAGAGGATATAGTAGATAGTATTGCAATCGGCATTGATTTTACACTTAGGGATGTCCAGAGCGAACTCAAGAAAAAAGGACATCCTTGGCTATTAGCAAAAGGGTTTCCAAACTCAGCGATTGTCAGCAAATTTATTCCCTTTCCGGGGATAGAAGAAATGAAGCAGAATGATTTTTCCTTAATTAAAAATGAAGAAAAGGTGCAGCAAGGGAATATCACTAATATGATTTTTGATTTACAGACCATTATCGATTTCACAGCCCTAAACTTTGGTTTAGGAGAAGGGGATTTAATCTTTACGGGAACCCCTGAAGGTGTCGGTCCCGTTAACGACAACGATCATTTAACATTACTTTGGGGGAATTCCATACTTGGTGAATGTTTGATCAAATTTGATTAA
- a CDS encoding helix-turn-helix domain-containing protein, translating to MKYPYESVVVNEEIPMFMLMTSVKYVAMHWHDRIEFLFVLKGRIHVFVGKEEYFLQEDDLLLINSNEVHGVESSEDNKLIVLQIPVSLIKKWYKNIENETFHCQSFQSVEQARFDEIRSLIAQLMLFSRNKMDGYEVKIHSLLLDIVYKLLCHFRVNNNLQLYRNSKKDIERLTRITSYIQQNFMHPLTLNEIAENEQLTVPYLSKYFQQHMGQSFVKYLNGIRLEHAVRTMLESDWPIIQIAMDSGFSNLNTFHKLFKETFHSTPYQYRKKQSYKAISIRQKKKGVEGYQYNEEEDLSYLNKYLLFSE from the coding sequence ATGAAATATCCATATGAAAGTGTAGTAGTGAATGAAGAAATACCGATGTTTATGTTGATGACGAGTGTTAAATATGTAGCGATGCATTGGCATGACAGGATTGAATTCCTATTTGTTCTGAAAGGACGGATTCATGTATTTGTCGGCAAAGAGGAGTATTTTTTACAAGAAGATGACTTGCTGCTTATAAATAGTAATGAAGTTCACGGAGTAGAATCGAGTGAGGATAATAAGCTAATAGTCCTTCAAATACCTGTCTCATTAATAAAAAAATGGTACAAAAATATTGAAAATGAAACGTTTCACTGCCAATCCTTTCAATCTGTGGAACAAGCAAGGTTTGATGAAATTCGGTCGTTAATTGCCCAATTGATGTTATTCTCAAGAAATAAAATGGATGGTTATGAAGTAAAAATTCATTCTCTATTGTTAGATATAGTTTACAAACTTCTTTGCCATTTTAGAGTAAACAATAATCTGCAATTATACAGAAACAGCAAAAAAGATATAGAAAGACTTACTAGGATTACAAGCTATATTCAACAGAATTTTATGCATCCACTTACATTAAATGAAATAGCAGAAAATGAACAACTAACGGTCCCTTACTTATCCAAGTATTTTCAACAGCATATGGGCCAATCCTTTGTAAAATATTTAAATGGTATTCGCTTAGAACATGCTGTCCGAACGATGCTGGAATCAGATTGGCCCATTATTCAAATCGCAATGGATTCTGGCTTTTCTAACCTAAATACCTTTCATAAACTGTTTAAAGAAACCTTCCACTCAACTCCCTATCAATATCGAAAAAAGCAATCGTATAAAGCTATCAGTATCCGACAAAAGAAAAAAGGAGTTGAAGGGTATCAATATAACGAAGAAGAGGATTTAAGCTATTTGAATAAATATTTGTTATTTTCTGAATAA
- a CDS encoding ATP-dependent DNA ligase gives MYYLIIGVIKLDPIFAMEPVSSDIIPTGEEWIAQVKWDGVRILTYSDTHEVRLYNRKKNERTIHFPEIIPLHEYCSSNSVILDGEVIALGEDGRPSFQQVMRRDGLRNLERIKMAAESVPIIYMIFDVIYLNGEWIDNKPFQVRNELLADIITPNDHIQLVPSISEAEALFKAIKEQGMEGIVMKRLSSHYSIGKKRDDWLKVKNYRDIIAVIGGFTLGHDTINSILLGLYDNKGNLHYVGHTGTGKMTVVDWKELTKELRELVTDEHPFHKTPQRHAHATWVTPVKTVKIKFAEWTEGGAMRQPSIEGFIEVPPKECLLERS, from the coding sequence ATGTATTATCTAATTATTGGGGTGATCAAACTGGATCCTATTTTTGCAATGGAGCCTGTTAGCAGTGATATTATTCCGACAGGGGAGGAATGGATTGCGCAGGTTAAATGGGATGGGGTTCGAATCCTTACCTATTCCGACACACACGAAGTACGGCTTTATAATCGAAAAAAGAATGAACGAACCATCCATTTTCCAGAGATTATACCCCTTCATGAATACTGTTCCAGCAATTCCGTAATTTTAGATGGAGAAGTCATTGCTTTAGGGGAAGATGGCAGACCCTCTTTCCAACAAGTAATGAGACGAGATGGGTTACGGAACTTAGAACGCATAAAAATGGCTGCAGAATCTGTTCCGATTATCTATATGATTTTCGATGTGATTTATTTGAATGGGGAGTGGATTGATAACAAGCCGTTTCAAGTTAGAAATGAACTACTTGCAGACATCATTACTCCTAACGATCATATTCAACTAGTTCCTTCTATCTCTGAAGCAGAAGCCTTATTCAAAGCCATTAAGGAACAAGGAATGGAAGGGATCGTAATGAAAAGGCTTAGTTCACATTATTCAATTGGAAAAAAGCGGGATGACTGGCTCAAGGTGAAAAATTATCGTGATATCATCGCCGTTATCGGAGGATTTACATTAGGGCATGATACCATAAATTCCATACTACTTGGTCTATATGATAATAAAGGGAACCTTCATTATGTAGGTCATACGGGGACCGGGAAAATGACAGTTGTTGACTGGAAAGAACTAACGAAAGAATTAAGGGAATTGGTAACAGACGAGCATCCTTTTCACAAGACACCTCAACGCCATGCGCATGCCACCTGGGTAACACCAGTAAAAACGGTTAAGATAAAATTCGCTGAGTGGACGGAAGGTGGAGCCATGAGGCAGCCAAGTATTGAAGGATTTATTGAGGTTCCTCCTAAAGAATGTTTGTTGGAAAGGTCCTAA